The DNA region CTGGACAAGGTGTGGTCTACGAGACTCTTCATCTAAGTGCTCTTCCGAACTATACCACTGGTGGGACTATACACATTGTGGTGAACAACCAAGTTGCGTTCACAACTGATCCAATGTCCGGAAGATCGTCACAGTATTGTACTGATGTTGCCAAAGCATTGAATGCCCCTATTTTTCATGTAAATGCTGATGACGTGGAGGCAGTTGTTCATGTATGTGAGCTTGCAGCTGAATGGCGCCAGACCTTCCATTCTGATGTTGTGGTTGATTTAGTGTGCTATCGTCGATTTGGGCATAATGAGATTGATGAGCCCTCTTTCACGCAGCCCAAAATGTACAAGGTTAGACCTTATTttctattaattaaatatttgattttcttAATTGACTGAAGGAAGAAAAATTCTTTTTCTCATTATAAATCCCAAAGTCCTCTCCTTATTGTGTCCTGGTATATTATATGGTGCAGCTATCGAGATGTGCAAAGCTGACTCCTGATTTTTTTTCCCTACTTAATTGGGGATTTGCAGGTTATTCGGAATCATCCATCAGCTCTAACAATCTACCAGAACAAACTTCTAGAGTCTGGACAAGTAGCCAAAGAAGACATTGAAAGGATACAAAGCAAGGTTAATGAAATTCTCAATGAAGAATTCTTGGCTAGCAAGGATTACACTCTTCAAAGAAGGGACTGGCTTTCATCCCATTGGTCTGGATTTAAGTCACCTGAACAGATTTCTCGTATCCGGAATACTGGGTAGAGCACTGTTTTCTACCAGTTTCACCTGTTCTTCGCAATATCCGATTTTatttaattgtatttttaatgaattttatatGCTGCTGTACAGGGTAAAACCAGAGATTTTGAAGAGTGTTGGCAAAGCAGTTACAGCCCTTCCAGAAACTTTAAAGCCTCACAGGGCAGTAAAGAAGGTGTatgaacaacgtgcacaaatgATTGCAACTGGTGAAGGAATTGATTGGGCAGTTGCGGAAGCACTTGCCTTTGCTACACTACTAGTAGAAGGTAACCATGTTCGACTGAGTGGTCAGGATGTTGAAAGAGGTACATTTAGTCATCGGCATTCTGTTATTCACGACCAGGAAACTGGGGAAAAGTATTGCCCTCTTGACCATATTACGGCTGGCCAAGATGAGGAAATGTTTACAGTTAGCAACAGGTAAAGCGTGATTATTTGTTGTACTGTTCCCTTCTGCAAGGATCCTTTACTTGTTTTTTTGGTTGTTAAAATATCTATAAATGCATAGAAGATTTTGACCATTGTTTTTTATCTGGTTAGGTTCAGTCCAGAGTTTTCTTGTGCTTTAATGTAGTGATCCAGAATTTGATTCATTAGCATTCCCTTGTACTGTACTGTATAATGTAAGAAGAAATGGTGATGTTTGGCCATGAGTCTATGTTAGGGGCGATTTCAGTTCCCAACATTCTATTTGATATACATGTTGTATTCATTACACCATGATTTACTTCTTTTATTCATGAACATCGTCCACATATCCCCGAAAACTTGCTTCTCTATGGTTTATACAACTCAATGTGTTAATTTGCCATCTCTTGCTGCTGTACTCCATCTTAAAGATAGTTGGACTGACAGACTGCGCAACATGGCTTATGAGACACTGAATAGTACATATTTAATTCGTCTTCTATACAAGCTAATTGTCTTTGTATTTACAGCTCACTCTCGGAGTTTGGAGTTCTTGGATTTGAATTGGGTTACTCGATGGAGAGTCCAAATGCATTAGTGATCTGGGAAGCTCAATTTGGTGATTTTGCAAACGGAGCTCAAGTTATCTTTGATCAGTTTTTGAGTAGTGGGGAGTCCAAGTGGCTTCGTCAAACTGGGCTTGTTGTGCTGCTTCCTCATGGCTACGATGGCCAGGGCCCTGAACATTCTAGTGCCCGACTGGAGCGATTTCTTCAGGTATTTGTTAGTCAAATATGGTTCACTCCTCCCCCATCTTCCCTTTTTCCTTTGGGCAACAGTAGTGTCTGGCATGCATCCTGAAGTAATACCGTTACCTAATGTTTTTACAGATGAGTGATGACCATCCTTTTGTCATACCTGAGATGGATCCCACACTTCGAAAGCAAATTCAGGAATGCAATTGGCAGGTTGTGAACGTGACAACTCCTGCCAACTACTTCCATGTTCTGCGTCGTCAGGTGAGTGGAAatatttcatttatcaatatttTCCAGCATCGTGATGAGTTTCTGCATGTTCTGACATTTTTCCTTATTTCCAGTTACACAGGGAATTCCGCAAGCCTCTTATTGTGATGGCTCCTAAAAACCTGTTACGGCACAAGGATTGCAAATCAAATCTATCTGAGTTTGATGATGTGCAAGGTCACCCAGGTTTTGACAAGCAGGGGACCAGATTTAAGCGCCTCATCAAGGACCAGAATGGCCACTCTGATCTGGAGGAGGGTATTAGACGGCTGGTCCTGTGCTCCGGCAAGGTAATTATATTCCTAGTTTTCCtccatatataagcacacacatgcatgcatgtaCATGTTTGACTTCTAATTGCGTTATGGTTTTTCCAGTAAAGTAATCAATTGGCTAGTATGAAAAACAAAACCTGACAGAAGTAGATCATTATCTTGACTTATAGATGATTATGATTTGTAAGTTGTATTATTTTACCTGAACATGGGACAAAATGTTTATTCTATCTTCTATCCTGTACAGGTTTATTATGAGCTTGATGAAGAGCGAAGAAAGGTTGAAGCAAAGGATGTTGCAATTTGTAGAGTGGAACAGCTTTGCCCTTTCCCGTATGACCTCATCCAGAGAGAGCTGAAGCGATATCCAAGTATGTAGTCTGGACTCTGTAGATAATGATTAATGGAATGTCGAAAATTTTTGGTGATGTATATAATGCTATGAGGCTCAGGGTGATGGGGTTTTTTGTTCTCTCTGGGGGCTAAATTTTGCTGACATCATGAGGTTGATACATTCCTTATTTGGTTCCTGCAGATGCTGAGATAGTTTGGGTCCAGGAAGAGCCGATGAACATGGGCGCCTACAGCTATATTGCACCCCGCCTTAGCACTGCCATGAAGTCCCTGGGTAGAGGAACTTTCGACGACATAAAATATATTGGCCGTGCTCCATCAGCTGCCACGGCCACTGGTTTCTATACAGTTCATTTGAAGGAACAAAGTGAGATTGTACACAAAGCGGTACAGAAGGAGCCAATTGAGTTTCCCAGTTGAAGTCTGCCATACTTACCGAAAACCAAACAACGACGTGTTTATATATCTTCGTATAATACTGTCTGAATTTTTGTGTCCTGAACTTTTGTCGATTCAAATGGTGGTTTTTCACCGTGGTATGCCATGTAAGCGAGAGCGGCGTCTCGGAGAATAAGATCTCTTTGTTTCTTATTGTGGTGATCAAGTGTTTTGAGAATAATGTCAAGCTGCTTTATATTAATGACACAAGGTTCGTTTGGCCATTCCGGATGATAATATTTTtttggatcttttttttttgttatttgccGTTATATATTATGATACAATTGAAATATTTGGTTAAGCATGATCATATTAATTCGAAGTTTTAAGTCTTGTCTTTTCCACCCCCCGAATTTCTTTGAATTGATGTCTTCGGCGGCATGGATCTCACACCAGATCAACTACAAGAATGTGATGATGTGCAAATGACTCGAGTAAGTTGCTCAAAAATAGGCATGGTTAAGAAGGTAAACTAAGGGCATGGTTAACGAGAAAATTTACAGGGGCATGTTTGATAATCAATTCGTTTAATTTttagtattcatttttttttgctatatacGTAGGAAAATCATTATAGGTTTAGGATCAGGAGAGGTATTTTTTGACACATATTTTGTAGTCtactttgtaatttttttcaacaatttgaatcatgtatattttaattcatcattcatagatcatgcctaccaaaaattatttaaatccaaaattatATGACCCTTGAATTAAATCACCATCATTTTAGTATTTCTTTGCAAAATTGTTCCTTCTTGTTTATACTACATATAGAGGAAAATTATGTAGGAGAAAGAAACAATGAAAAGGAGGGGGTTTGAAGGAATGATAAAACGTAGAGAAGAAATGCGTATGGAATGACAAAATGAAAGATCAAATATTAAAagacaattttaagttttttttactttcaagattttgtttttatataatcTTCATTTAATTTCTCCCTCCAACCACCTCTCTTCATACTTTTCAATTCCTCATTTCTTTCGTACTTTTTCATTTATCTCTAgcataaaaaatcaaaattatagccgaaaaacaaaatggttatcaaataaaacataaGTTGTCACGTTATATATCTCTTATTTCTCCATTATCATAATGTGAAATTTTTTCTGTTTATTTCTCTCATCATGTGGCTACCAAAAGAGAGAGTGACATAGCCAAAGATCATGAAAGGTTTCATGTGTAGagtattttctttcaaaaatctAAAGTCAATACGTGCGCATGCATGCGCGGCGGCAACCTGCTGGCAACTACTAGTAGAGTTGGCAaaagtattttattttagtatcaATTCAATAAGGAAGAAAGCAAAGCACAAGCCAAAAGCAGTGCTTAATACGCACGAATCTTTATGCATTCTAATTTGGACATTCTTAGCACATATTTTGGTTCAAGTGCTATACTGCTATGTTACATGTATAATGAAGGACCTGGTGGTTGTCAAATGATCTAATAatttagaattagggttttaaacTTTTAATCATTAAATTGCACACGGAAAATGCAAATGTGGAACTATGAGATGGACAGCATATGTATTTAGCTATTTAATGAAGCTTAAAGTAAAATATTATTTCACCACCAGCTACTACTTTAATCTAGTGCAAGAAATTAAAGAAATTTGCCATTAATTTCTTGCACTTAGCTCCTAAGCTCCGGAAAAGGATTCTCACCGGATCATTTTTTTGGGGATCCCGGATTCCCGGGGATTCCGTGATTGTGAcaattcatcgtatatcgtgcggtcaatttTTGTTAGATACTTTTaatacgatatacgatgaatgatcACGATCACAGGATTTCCGAGATCCCCATAAAAAGGATCCAACGATGATCCTTTTCCCTAAGCTCCACGATTGGATTTTGGCCAGAATGAAATTAAGaagtttttaaggaaaactaatgaaaatggtttgaaaactttaagttttaatgatatggataaaataaatggtaaaatgaatagtactataattgactttttaatgtaaaaatatgatttttcgttaaagtaaataataccgaaattttttcatttatttatttattttttaaataaagaagcatatgttaattaattaaataacatATGTTGAAAAACAAATGCTTTTTTTAAAAAGCGAATTCTAAGCTCGATCGTGCATAATGGAGGAGAATCAGAATAAGTCACCACTTCAAAACAAGGAAGCAATTGTCAAATCTGATATCTGATTCGGGTAGTCTGGCAGTGATGGGATTCATCCCTGTTTTCCGGAACCGGATTCTTTCCGGATCCAAAGGAATTGAATCCAGTGATCAAATGATCcagatcattgaaatttgatccaacggttacaattattataattttaaggAACTCCTGTTTTATAGCCgtaaaatcaaatttcaataatccGAATAACTTGATGAATGGGTTAAGTTCCTTTGTCCAGAGAGTATCCGATTACCTGTTTTCCATCTCGGCAAAAGTAATAATGAAAATGATGGCTTGATTGAGACATTGTGCTCAATTTTGGACAATAAATTATTCTCCAATTACATATGCATCCATGAGATCCCTCAAAAGCTAGAGAGAAATAGGAGAGTAACATGATCGAATAAATACTATTTGTAGAggcaaaaatattcacaaggtgATACGtgaatttttaacaaaagaagacaaaactaccATTGGGGCATACCgggggattcctacgcgcaagcagcaggCAATTATCTCTCAACCAAgacaaaagtgcccaaaataggtatcaacttaaaacttaatttattcatatatttcctatttcattaattagctaatcaattagctaaatactaTACTTATTTCATAATTCCTAAAACATTCAttctaaaataatgataaatagctaattaatgggttaattagctaattattcccttaattagcatttagaccattcactttaccctaACTCCCACAAAAAGGCCGGCCATCTTTCATCCCCAAAAGAAATCAGCCTTTCCTTCTACCTTTTTTCCTTGGTACGACAAATAATTAGCCAAGTTAATTAGGgagttattttattttgtaactcctaattaaacccaaaaaaccctagctaggCCGGTCACCTcttatccctataaatatactcccattctcacaaaaagccaattccaacactttggaaaaaatcccaaaattctctaaacactctttctctctaaattctaactttgacatcagaggttcttcggccaaagccccccccaattcatcatgggcgcgtgaggctcttggccttaacctaaggtgttaattgttttataggtgcaaaattgtccaagattaaggaggaagaaatttgcatccacattatCCACAAAGAAAAATATCTAAAGGACTACAAAGAGCAAaattgttgagaatgagtctcaCATTGATGAGAGGAGAGATCTTGCATGGGCTTTTAAGAGGTTGGGATATTCCTtatattaccaattggttttatagtggaatcccaacttttttcatggtatcagagttaGGCTGTCTTACGTGTGAAGCCAAAGGGCTACATGTCACATGTGAAGCCAAAGGGCCACATGTCACATGTGAAGCCAAAAGGCCACATGTACTCCACGTCACCCCGttgtgttgttcacgtgttAGGCTCGTTGAACTACTCTTCATATTATCAATTatttttatggtggaaccccaacTTTCTTAAAAAATAACCATGTAAAAATCACGTAA from Malus domestica chromosome 01, GDT2T_hap1 includes:
- the LOC103434412 gene encoding uncharacterized protein, with amino-acid sequence MSWFRAGSGVAKLAIRRSLSNSGSYAARRRVLPSQSRDFHTTIPKSKAAPVPRPVPLSRLTDSFLDGTSSVYLEGLQRAWEADPNSVDESWDNFFRNFVGQASTSPGISGQTIQESMRLLLLVRAYQVNGHMKAKLDPLGLEEREIPDDLDPALYGFTEADLDREFFLGVWRMAGFLSENRPVQTLRSILTRLEQAYCGTIGYEYMHIADRERCNWLRNKIETPIPMQYNRQRREVILDRLIWSTQFENFLATKWTAAKRFGLEGGETLIPGMKEMFDRSADLGVESIVIGMSHRGRLNVLGNVVRKPLRHIFSEFSGGTKPVDEDGLYTGTGDVKYHLGTSYDRPTRGGKRIHLSLVANPSHLEAVDPVVVGKTRAKQYYSNDADRTKNMGVLIHGDGSFAGQGVVYETLHLSALPNYTTGGTIHIVVNNQVAFTTDPMSGRSSQYCTDVAKALNAPIFHVNADDVEAVVHVCELAAEWRQTFHSDVVVDLVCYRRFGHNEIDEPSFTQPKMYKVIRNHPSALTIYQNKLLESGQVAKEDIERIQSKVNEILNEEFLASKDYTLQRRDWLSSHWSGFKSPEQISRIRNTGVKPEILKSVGKAVTALPETLKPHRAVKKVYEQRAQMIATGEGIDWAVAEALAFATLLVEGNHVRLSGQDVERGTFSHRHSVIHDQETGEKYCPLDHITAGQDEEMFTVSNSSLSEFGVLGFELGYSMESPNALVIWEAQFGDFANGAQVIFDQFLSSGESKWLRQTGLVVLLPHGYDGQGPEHSSARLERFLQMSDDHPFVIPEMDPTLRKQIQECNWQVVNVTTPANYFHVLRRQLHREFRKPLIVMAPKNLLRHKDCKSNLSEFDDVQGHPGFDKQGTRFKRLIKDQNGHSDLEEGIRRLVLCSGKVYYELDEERRKVEAKDVAICRVEQLCPFPYDLIQRELKRYPNAEIVWVQEEPMNMGAYSYIAPRLSTAMKSLGRGTFDDIKYIGRAPSAATATGFYTVHLKEQSEIVHKAVQKEPIEFPS